DNA from Anaerolineae bacterium:
CAGTTGCGCTCGGTCGTCCACCACAAAAAAACGCGGGGCCACCGGGCGAATGAGCAAGGGTTTGGTTGAAACCAGTTCCACCGTCTGCTCGCCAACCAGGGTGTTGTTGGTGACGCCCACCCCGCGCATGACCCATGTGGTCAGGTTATCGGGCAGGGTGAGGGTAACTTGCGCCTGGCCGCGCTGATCGGTAACGATGAAGGGATTCCAAAAGGCGGTATCGCTGAACTCCTCGCGCACTTCCACGCCAGGAGGGATTTGGCCCTTATCCCAATAACCCTCACCGGCAGCTTCATCGGCGGCCACTTCTGATTTAGCCATTTCCAGAGTGGGTTCGGGTGCGGCGGCGGGGGCTTCAGCCATCATCAGTTCTTTTTCTTCGGGGGCGGCGGCCCCAACGTCGGATCGGGCCGCAAACTGCTCCTGATTCAGTTCCAGGTCTTCGGCCAGTTCCAGCATAAACCGGTTAGCCGAAACAGCCAGACCGCTGGCCGTGTTTATGCCCAGGCCGCGCCGGCCGTAATAGGCTTCCACAATGGCGTTTGGCTGGCGGGGTTGCAAGCTGAGCACAGCCTTATCCACCAAATCCAGCGAGAACTCAGCCGCTACCGCCTGGTCGTTCACATCGGTCACGGCCAAATTGTAAGTGACTTCCTGGCCGGGTTGGGCCTGCTCCACAGTGGGGGTCAGGGTGATGTAGAGTTCTTGGGCCGATGGCGTGACATCCAGAGGCAGGATACCCACTTTATAATCCGCCAGACGCGGCGAGTCCCCCCTGCGCGGTCCCTCCCGCCCCTGCACCAGCACCGCCGAGACGTAGATGTTGGGCGCGTAATCCGCGGTGATAGGCAGGCGATAGACCTGGCTGTTGCTGGTCATCTTGATCACTTTATGCTCAATAATCCGCCCGCGTTCAATGGTCAAGAGAGCCTCATGTTCGCCCGCAAAGGGAGAAGGAATGAGGATTTCGGCGGTTTCGCCGGGGGCGTATGCCACTTTGTCACTGATGAGGGTGATGCGGTCGTGGTTCTCGCGCCGCCAGGAAACGTCCTCCTCCCCGGCCACCCAGATGAAGATAGAAGAGCGAATATTGGAGCGCGGCAGATTTTCCGCCTCCTGGTCATTTTTTCCTGCCGGTTCAACCAGAGATTCGGCATCCTGGGCAATAACCTGGTACGACCCGCCTTTGGGCGGCGTGAACCGGGCTATGGCCTCGCCCTGGTCGTCGGAGGTCACGGTGAAGTTATCCACCAATTCTTTTTTGGTTTCGGAAGTCCAGTAGCCGCCGCCACTTTCATTTTCAATAAAGGTGTTAACCCACTCAAAACGGACAACTTGCACGTCAATGGTTTGGCCGGGCAGGCGTTCGGCGGCCCAATCAACGGCCACCAGGTCAACGGCCGTTTCCTGTTGGGCGTCGGCCACGTACTCTTGCGGGCTAAGGCCCAGGTAATATTTGCCTTTGTGGGCGATAAGGCGTTCTCGCCCGGAAATGAATTGGTTATCCGGCCCGGTGGCGGTCGCTTCGATGATCAGGCGATAGCTGCCCCCGCCCAACAATTGGTCAACTTCTTGACCGCTGAATTCCACGCTCAGTTGGCCGTCGGCGTCGGTTGCGCCGCTGCCGCTGAGCAGGTTGATAGGCGCCGGCGGCTCGTACCACCACCAGCAGTCAAAACAGATATAGGGGTCGTCGGAGTCGGTGAAACTGTAACTGCCCAGTTGCGGCGGCTGGAATTGATAGGTTTCGGCCAACAGATTCCAAGTAACCTCTGCTCCGGCCAGCGGCCCGCCAAAAAAGTAGTTAACGTTAATGGCAGCGGTGAAATCATCACCGCGCAATAATTCGTCAACACTCGGCTCAATCGTCACTTCAAATTCCGGCGGGCGATAGGCCGCCACCTGAAAGTAGTGTTCAAAGTATTGGTCGTCAAAATCAAGGGCCAGGGTGTAATTACCCAAACTGGCCCCGTCTTCCAATTGAATTTCACCATTGAACGCGCCGGAAGGCGTGAGGGGAACCATTTCATCCATAATAATCTCGGAAGCGGCGTCACGGATGGTCAGATGCACCTGGCCCAAGTCGGGCAGGCGAAAGTCAACATCGTCTTCGGCCCGGACAACGCCCTTAAAATACACGGTCTGGCCAGGGCGGTAAATGGGCCGGTCGGTGTACATGTGCACGTTATAATCCGGCAATTGGTAGGCCAGTTCCAGGCCAAATTCATAGGGGCTGATGCCGCGCGCCCAATTTTCGGAAACGGCGCTGAGACCCTGGTTACCATCCGGTAGAGCCACCGCCAAAATAGTGGAACGATAGGGCCGTTTGCCCAAATCCAACCGGGCAATGCCATCGTCATCGGTGGCGGCTGTGCCCAGCAGTTTGGCGTCTTCATCATAAAAATCAACTTTTAGATCCGCCACCGGTTGTCCACTGGCCAGGTTGGTGGCCCAGGCCAAAACGTCGCGCTGGCCGGCTTTGAGGGTGAGATTGGTTTCGGACACCACCAGCAAATGACGGCGGTTGTAATAGTAACCCTGGTCGGTCAGGTCGGGCGAGTCCGTGTCAAGGTAGTACAGGCCGGGGGCCAGGCTGCCGCCTCCGGCCACCAGGTCCACCACGTGAAAGGCGACTTCGTTGGCCGGGGCTTCTAGCCGTTCCTGCCATTCCCGGATGAGATCGGGGGCTTGGGGCTGGTAGTCGCTCCACTCCCAGGGCGGGCGGATAATAGCCTGCGGGTTGAGTTGATAGAGGCGCAGGTTGAGCCGATCCACGTTGACGTAGCTGACAAAAAGCTTGGCCGGCAGCGCGGCGTCGTAAGTGCCCACGATGTCGGGAATACGCAGTTGGTACGTTGGCTCCAGCGGGGCGGTGCGGTAACGGACGGTCAGGTTCTCGCGGGTTTTATTGCCGTAGGGGTCTTCGATGCCGGGGGTGAGGCGGACTTCATAATCGGTTGAGGGTTTGGAATCAAAGCTGATGCTAAAGCTGTTATCCCAGGGCGAGTAGTAAGTATAAACCTGAGTTGGCGTGATGGGTAGCGGCGGGGTCATAGAAACGTGGGGCATCACAGTGGCCGGGTTGATGGGGGCGTTGAAGATGATGCGAAAATCGGAGTAGGGCCACACGTCACTGTCGCCGTCTTGGGGTTCGGTGCCAATAATCCGGGGCAGGGGGACGGTGGTAAATTGGAAGGCGTAGGGGTTGAGCATACCCTGGCCCCCGGCGGGCGAGGCGATGCCGGCCTCAAGCGTAACCTGGTAGGTGGTGTCAAAATCCAGGCGGGTAGTGGGGGTAAAGGTAAGCACGCTATCCTGGATAAGAAACTCGCCGGGTAGATTGCGGCTAAATAAGCCGGTGGGGTAAAGTTCAAAATTGGCTTTAGCCGAGTCAGGGTCAATGGGCTGGCTGAAGGAAATTTGCACGGCGGTTTCGATGGGCACCAGGGTTTGGCCGTAGTTAGGCTCGGTAAAAACCACTTCCGGGGGCTGGGTGACAAAGTTCCACACAAAATCATCGGGCAGCAGGGTTTTGCCGGTCACGTCGGTGAGACCGGCTTTAACCCGGGCCTGGAAGTTTACGCCGCCGGGCAGGTTTTCGTCGGGCACAAAGGTATAGATGGAGGTATTGAGCCATTCGCCCTGGCCGGTGAGGGCCGGTTCAAATTCAAGGGGCCGGGGGAAATTTTGTGCCGCTTCCAGCGAGGTCAGCGGCACTACCGGCCGGTTGAACATAACGGTGATGGTGGGTTTGGTTTCTAC
Protein-coding regions in this window:
- a CDS encoding Ig-like domain-containing protein; its protein translation is MPQKISAQPSKPKPQITILSLILLLSFFLLLLACADNPTATAQSSPNETVATTAPTPTSPPPPPRVAYTPVPAETMSPIIVQRFPRRGEELPTDGAVELVFDRAMNQASIAGAFTLQLAADRPRNIQGQITWPDERTMRFTPAQSLEYATIYDAILTQAATAQDGAPLAEPFTFRFSTPGYLEVTQVIPANGAADVETKPTITVMFNRPVVPLTSLEAAQNFPRPLEFEPALTGQGEWLNTSIYTFVPDENLPGGVNFQARVKAGLTDVTGKTLLPDDFVWNFVTQPPEVVFTEPNYGQTLVPIETAVQISFSQPIDPDSAKANFELYPTGLFSRNLPGEFLIQDSVLTFTPTTRLDFDTTYQVTLEAGIASPAGGQGMLNPYAFQFTTVPLPRIIGTEPQDGDSDVWPYSDFRIIFNAPINPATVMPHVSMTPPLPITPTQVYTYYSPWDNSFSISFDSKPSTDYEVRLTPGIEDPYGNKTRENLTVRYRTAPLEPTYQLRIPDIVGTYDAALPAKLFVSYVNVDRLNLRLYQLNPQAIIRPPWEWSDYQPQAPDLIREWQERLEAPANEVAFHVVDLVAGGGSLAPGLYYLDTDSPDLTDQGYYYNRRHLLVVSETNLTLKAGQRDVLAWATNLASGQPVADLKVDFYDEDAKLLGTAATDDDGIARLDLGKRPYRSTILAVALPDGNQGLSAVSENWARGISPYEFGLELAYQLPDYNVHMYTDRPIYRPGQTVYFKGVVRAEDDVDFRLPDLGQVHLTIRDAASEIIMDEMVPLTPSGAFNGEIQLEDGASLGNYTLALDFDDQYFEHYFQVAAYRPPEFEVTIEPSVDELLRGDDFTAAINVNYFFGGPLAGAEVTWNLLAETYQFQPPQLGSYSFTDSDDPYICFDCWWWYEPPAPINLLSGSGATDADGQLSVEFSGQEVDQLLGGGSYRLIIEATATGPDNQFISGRERLIAHKGKYYLGLSPQEYVADAQQETAVDLVAVDWAAERLPGQTIDVQVVRFEWVNTFIENESGGGYWTSETKKELVDNFTVTSDDQGEAIARFTPPKGGSYQVIAQDAESLVEPAGKNDQEAENLPRSNIRSSIFIWVAGEEDVSWRRENHDRITLISDKVAYAPGETAEILIPSPFAGEHEALLTIERGRIIEHKVIKMTSNSQVYRLPITADYAPNIYVSAVLVQGREGPRRGDSPRLADYKVGILPLDVTPSAQELYITLTPTVEQAQPGQEVTYNLAVTDVNDQAVAAEFSLDLVDKAVLSLQPRQPNAIVEAYYGRRGLGINTASGLAVSANRFMLELAEDLELNQEQFAARSDVGAAAPEEKELMMAEAPAAAPEPTLEMAKSEVAADEAAGEGYWDKGQIPPGVEVREEFSDTAFWNPFIVTDQRGQAQVTLTLPDNLTTWVMRGVGVTNNTLVGEQTVELVSTKPLLIRPVAPRFFVVDDRAQLAANVSNNTDEALDVEVTLAAEGVLLSQQTAAKQTVSVPARGETKVTWEVMVKDAPQAELVFAAVSTDGQYNDAAKPRLTTGPDGSLLVLRYTAPDIVGTAGQLTAGGSRTEVIALPPTYDDRRGELSVQLDPSLAAGMRDGLTYLKHYPYECTEQTVSRFLPNVLTWRALQSLGIENQELAEKLPGLVEEGLNKLYVQQKSDGGWGWWSSSESNVHITAYVVFALSKADQAGVDVSATALANGQNFLLNHLQTTRQLNSTFDANRHAFVLYALAEGGRAPRDSLEDLFEAREKLAHYARAYLALALHLANDQQYRDQIDTLLSDINNAAILSATGAHWEEAQYDWWAMNTDTRSTAIILEALAKLDPENGLNPNVVRWLMVARKDGIWETTQETAWALIALTDWMLVTGELEADYDYSALLNDEELVSGAATRENVQESVKLKVAVADLLADAGNLLTIARTDGNGRLYYTAHLKVYLPVEEIESADRGIIVSRRYTLASCLEKQAKDKSVVCNEVREAKLGEVIRVDLTIIAPNDLYYVVVEDPLPAGAEAIDTGLATTSLLAMDPTLSRQDSRYWWWWRWYSRSELRDEKVVLFADYLPKGTYEYSYTMRATLPGDYHVIPTLATEFYFPEVFGRSDGRLLSIGQ